In a single window of the Biomphalaria glabrata chromosome 13, xgBioGlab47.1, whole genome shotgun sequence genome:
- the LOC106059404 gene encoding fibrinogen C domain-containing protein 1-B, translating into MAHIPHLVICLSLICMSTSELVIDVQPSVILPEITPQLVINCSITNNQVQHIQVIKSLTLSRFNETIREFVDLVALDSSTLDLKKLMPFKYSQISFGNLYITLTLYNPTEFDAEVYRCMVNGDTSNWTNISLFAKKSVEHETNSTALIEKIRNFKKDEVNSKCTLQKNDHTGSKVHFFASSDIFKESIEPLTLKCSFQAIKQDENETSTLQSLYILHESNRIIANINKDRQVLTPSQRDNSKNIQGEIHDDGSKDSYLQVTWSNVKSSESGKYFCEANVKHSDGRAERLSEMLIITVVRPTFDDLVKVVEKLLEQFNEYKTHLQENVEKNRAMLDRNKQTILLIKKDVLANQQSLQNMKEDWNSNQTNIISIKEELQTHRQNMSTLKENFETVFSNFSTALIDIKNQIVKERSGFKQVLSCRDVRSIADRLVVFLISGLKVMCDTKTDGGGWLIFQRRINGKVDFYRGWKEYRDGFGDYDIGEFYLGNENIFNLTSTGKYDLRIDLKYNDFYHAQYSDFQILSEKEKYKLKIGAYSGNAGDSLSYHNDAHFSTYDKDNDNSSINCASTVSGAWWYKSCHHVNLNGRWRSKESGKSVIWRALTGEQESVLYSEMKIREKD; encoded by the exons ATGGCTCACATTCCACATCTCGTCATCTGTCTGTCTTTGATTTGTATGTCTACTTCAG AACTTGTCATTGATGTCCAGCCCAGCGTTATATTACCAGAGATAACACCCCAGCTTGTAATTAACTGTTCTATCACTAACAACCAAGTTCAACATATTCAAGTTATCaaatctttaactctttctcgtTTTAATGAAACCATCAGAGAATTCGTGGATCTTGTTGCTTTGGATTCTTCAACGCTAGATCTTAAGAAACTAATGCCATTTAAATATTCACAAATCAGTTTCGGAAACCTGTATATAACTTTAACTCTATATAATCCAACTGAATTTGATGCGGAAGTATATAGATGTATGGTCAATGGGGACACTTCCAATTGGACGaatatttctttgtttgctaaGAAATCAGTAGAACACGAGACTAATTCAACAGCTTTAATTGAAAAAATCCGAAATTTCAAGAAAGACGAGGTCAACTCCAAATGTACCTTACAAAAAAATGATCATACAG GCTCAAAAGTTCATTTCTTCGCAAGTTCTGATATATTTAAGGAAAGTATCGAGCCTCTGACATTAAAATGTTCATTCCAg gcaaTAAAACAAGATGAAAATGAAACTTCCACACTTCAATCTTTGTATATACTTCACG agtCTAATCGCATCATcgcaaatataaataaagatcGACAAGTTCTCACTCCCAGCCAAAGAGATAACTCTAAAAATATTCAAGGTGAGATCCATGACGACGGATCTAAAGATTCCTATCTTCAAGTCACTTGGAGCAATGTGAAATCCTCGGAGTCTGGGAAATATTTCTGTGAGGCTAATGTTAAACATTCCGATGGAAGAGCTGAGAGACTCAGTGAGATGTTAATCATTACAGTCGTGAGACCAACGTTCGATGATTTGGTCAAAGTAGTGGAGAAATTATTAGAACAATTTAATGAATACAAGACACATTTACAAGAAAATGTAGAAAAGAACCGAGCAATGTTGGACCGTAATAAGCAAACCATTTTACTTATTAAAAAAGACGTACTCGCTAATCAGCAGAGTCTACAGAACATGAAGGAGGACTGGAACAGTAATCAAACAAATATTATAAGCATTAAGGAAGAATTACAAACTCATCGACAAAATATGAGCACATTGAAAGAAAACTTCGAGACCGTTTTCTCCAATTTTTCAACTGCCTTGATTGACATAAAAAATCAGATTGTGAAAG agagatcaGGATTCAAACAAGTATTATCCTGTCGTGATGTCAGAAGTATAGCAGATCGTCTggtggtatttttaatttccggGTTAAAGGTCATGTGTGACACAAAGACAGACGGCGGTGGATGGCTCATCTTTCAGAGAAGAATCAACGGAAAAGTAGATTTCTATAGAGGCTGGAAGGAGTATCGTGACGGCTTTGGAGATTACGACATTGGTGAATTTTATCTGGGCAACgaaaacatatttaatttaacTTCCACTGGAAAATATGATTTAAGAATTGATTTGAAATATAACGATTTCTATCATGCGCAATACTCTGATTTTCAAATACTGAGTGAAAAAGAGAAGTACAAATTAAAGATAGGAGCCTATTCAGGAAATGCTGGTGACAGTTTATCATATCACAACGACGCGCACTTTAGTACTTATGATAAAGATAACGACAACTCGTCGATTAATTGTGCATCGACAGTCTCTGGAGCCTGGTGGTACAAATCATGCCACCATGTTAACCTAAACGGTCGATGGAGAAGTAAAGAAAGTGGCAAAAGCGTAATTTGGAGAGCTTTAACTGGCGAACAGGAGAGTGTCTTATATTCTGAGatgaaaataagagaaaaagattag